From a single Cytophagales bacterium WSM2-2 genomic region:
- a CDS encoding cyclase produces the protein MELLDLSHSIESGMITYKGLPAPVICDYLSREESKSKYAPGTEFQIGKIEMVANTGTYLDCPFHRYADGKDLSQVQLEKLVDLEGILIEAESVQAIGKEYFLGKSLAGKAVIVHTGWSKHWRTDAYFENNPFLTEEAANYLVTQKVLMVGIDSHNIDDTRGNTRPVHSALLKNEILIVEHMTNLKSLSGKKFRFSAVPPKFVGVGTFPVRAFATIE, from the coding sequence ATGGAACTTCTAGACCTGAGCCACTCCATTGAGAGCGGCATGATTACATATAAAGGACTTCCTGCACCGGTTATTTGTGACTATCTAAGTCGGGAAGAATCTAAAAGTAAATACGCTCCCGGCACCGAATTTCAAATCGGCAAGATCGAAATGGTAGCAAACACCGGCACCTATCTCGATTGTCCTTTCCATCGCTATGCTGACGGCAAAGACCTCTCCCAAGTACAATTGGAAAAACTTGTTGACCTGGAAGGTATACTCATCGAAGCGGAGAGCGTCCAGGCAATCGGGAAAGAATATTTTTTGGGGAAGAGTTTAGCGGGCAAAGCCGTGATCGTGCACACCGGTTGGAGCAAGCATTGGCGCACAGATGCTTATTTTGAGAACAATCCATTTCTCACAGAAGAAGCCGCAAATTATCTCGTCACACAAAAAGTTCTCATGGTAGGCATCGACAGTCACAACATCGATGATACCCGTGGTAACACACGACCTGTTCACTCAGCTCTGTTAAAAAATGAAATCCTCATTGTCGAACATATGACGAATCTGAAGTCGCTCAGCGGAAAAAAATTCAGATTCTCCGCAGTACCTCCCAAATTTGTCGGAGTTGGAACTTTCCCAGTGAGGGCATTCGCAACAATAGAGTAA
- a CDS encoding L-serine dehydratase, iron-sulfur-dependent subunit alpha — protein sequence MAYLFDSFEGWKKYCLEKNFSLAQTVLEYEDDQKGRSAKEVNDGLMRAWTVMKDAVRSGLEEDMTSRSGMINNGAKKVYRHPVTVLSPEFQKLISRALAAKEVNSCMGRVVAAPTAGASGIMPGVLYTLQEIHKIDDQKIIEAMMVAAGIAIIIEQKASIAGAVGGCQAETGTAAAMGAGAIVYCLDGNIDRVFNAVAITIQCMLGLVCDPVAGLVEIPCVVRNASAAAIANSSAQIALADVSSVIPVDEVIEAMGEIGSSMETRYKETALGGLAATKTGQAIAKKVLIRDIEVLPDEK from the coding sequence ATGGCCTACTTATTTGATTCGTTTGAGGGTTGGAAAAAATACTGTTTGGAAAAGAATTTTTCACTTGCCCAAACTGTGCTGGAGTATGAGGATGATCAAAAAGGTCGTTCGGCAAAAGAAGTTAATGATGGCCTGATGCGTGCGTGGACGGTCATGAAAGATGCTGTACGTAGCGGTTTAGAAGAAGATATGACGTCCCGCTCGGGGATGATTAACAACGGTGCTAAGAAAGTGTATCGTCATCCGGTGACTGTTTTGTCTCCTGAATTTCAGAAGTTGATTTCACGGGCGCTCGCTGCCAAGGAAGTGAATTCCTGCATGGGAAGGGTTGTGGCCGCACCTACTGCGGGAGCCAGTGGCATTATGCCCGGAGTCCTTTACACGCTTCAGGAGATTCATAAAATCGATGATCAAAAAATTATTGAAGCGATGATGGTTGCGGCAGGCATCGCAATCATCATCGAGCAAAAAGCTTCGATTGCCGGAGCAGTTGGTGGATGTCAGGCAGAGACCGGTACAGCGGCAGCTATGGGGGCAGGTGCTATCGTTTATTGCCTGGACGGAAATATCGACCGGGTTTTCAACGCAGTTGCAATTACGATCCAATGCATGCTTGGGCTGGTTTGTGATCCGGTGGCAGGATTGGTAGAAATCCCTTGTGTAGTGCGCAACGCGAGCGCGGCAGCCATTGCCAACAGTTCAGCCCAGATTGCGTTAGCTGATGTGAGCAGTGTAATCCCGGTAGACGAAGTGATTGAAGCCATGGGCGAAATCGGATCCAGCATGGAAACACGCTACAAGGAGACTGCCCTTGGCGGATTGGCAGCGACAAAAACAGGACAGGCTATAGCTAAAAAAGTATTGATCAGAGATATTGAAGTCCTTCCCGACGAGAAGTAG
- the phuR gene encoding TonB-dependent receptor, whose translation MAMSYVQNDVRSPLLTNTLSNMKFYISLILFLITFGALAQVAVTGTVSDAESGQTLPHCDVTMLGLKNGTTTDENGKFKVDLPAGSRIVFSYIGYKSDTIEVNPSKTEYTILLIPIRAVLDEIVVSAIARTGLIKDNPVSISNVTLKMIERSNESNIIDALSKNTPGLNTLKTGPNISKPFIRGMGFNRVLTLYDGVRQEGQQWGGEHGLEIDNYNIERAEIIKGPASLVYGSDALAGAISLIPFIPKESDGIIRSRWLSEYQSNNGLWGNGYRVSQGNKHWLWAIRSSYRIAKNYTNRVDGPVYNTAFQEKNVSGLLGYKSAKGFTHFNVSLYDNLQGIPDGSRDSLTRRFTKQIYEGDNDDIKSRPVVSDSELNTYTLSPLHQRIQHYRAYINNHYEIGKGDIQALFAFVQNIRREFIHPTAPAQAGTYHRLNTFNYSLRYNAPEISGIETSVGLNGMYQKNTEDQGASNFAIPNYNLFDFGVYALATWKKERWNMIGGLRFDSRSVSTSTMYTATDAITSFDKQVSPPDTVGSTLQFQAMNQTFRGITLSLGTTYRISEHFNFKFNFSRGYRAPSISEIASNGLDAGAHIIYIGNPNFVPEFSWQEDLGLLATFPGVSASLSLFNKDIENYIYLNQVTDGQGNPLTDAQGNKTIQYQQSTAQMYGLEATFAWRPKGIPGLAFNNQFSMCYGFNRGKEYENKKDQGEYLPFIPPARWVSSLNKEFRIKSKLISGFNMLTELDFNAAQNRFLALFDTETKTQGYALLNAGLGVTLARNYQFQFQVNNLLDEVYQSNMSRLKYFEYYTQSPNGRSGIYGMGRNVCAKIIFSF comes from the coding sequence ATGGCCATGAGCTATGTTCAAAATGACGTCAGGTCTCCTCTTTTAACTAACACGCTTTCAAACATGAAATTTTATATATCACTCATTCTATTTCTTATAACATTTGGTGCACTTGCACAGGTCGCGGTTACAGGGACCGTATCGGACGCGGAGTCGGGCCAAACGCTGCCACACTGCGATGTAACCATGCTTGGCTTAAAGAATGGAACTACCACAGATGAAAACGGGAAATTTAAAGTCGACCTGCCTGCGGGAAGCCGGATTGTTTTTTCATATATCGGCTACAAAAGTGACACCATCGAAGTAAATCCTTCGAAGACCGAATACACCATTCTGCTAATACCAATTCGCGCTGTCCTTGATGAAATCGTTGTCTCCGCTATTGCAAGAACAGGTTTGATCAAGGACAATCCCGTATCGATCAGCAACGTGACACTGAAGATGATCGAGCGATCCAATGAAAGTAACATCATTGACGCGCTTTCAAAAAATACTCCCGGACTTAATACACTCAAGACAGGGCCGAATATCTCAAAACCTTTCATTCGTGGAATGGGCTTCAACCGCGTACTAACACTCTACGATGGCGTGCGACAGGAAGGACAGCAGTGGGGTGGCGAACACGGACTGGAGATTGACAATTATAATATCGAGCGAGCTGAAATAATTAAAGGTCCGGCCAGTTTGGTCTATGGGTCAGACGCATTAGCCGGTGCGATCAGCTTGATTCCGTTCATACCAAAAGAATCAGACGGAATAATTCGCAGTCGTTGGCTTTCGGAATATCAAAGCAACAACGGGCTTTGGGGCAACGGTTATCGGGTCTCACAGGGAAACAAGCACTGGCTTTGGGCAATCCGTAGTTCTTACCGCATTGCAAAAAATTATACCAACCGTGTTGATGGTCCTGTTTACAATACTGCGTTCCAGGAAAAAAATGTTTCCGGTTTACTCGGCTACAAAAGCGCCAAAGGTTTCACACATTTCAATGTCTCGCTGTACGATAATCTCCAGGGCATCCCTGACGGCAGTCGCGATTCTCTTACACGGAGATTTACAAAGCAGATTTATGAAGGCGACAACGATGACATCAAAAGCCGTCCTGTCGTTTCCGATTCAGAATTGAATACCTACACCTTAAGTCCATTGCACCAGCGCATTCAGCACTATCGTGCCTATATCAATAATCATTATGAAATCGGCAAAGGTGATATTCAGGCGCTCTTCGCTTTTGTTCAAAACATTCGCAGAGAATTCATTCACCCTACGGCACCAGCGCAGGCAGGCACTTATCACCGGCTCAACACATTCAACTACAGTCTCCGGTATAATGCTCCGGAAATTTCCGGGATCGAAACTTCGGTCGGCTTGAATGGAATGTATCAGAAAAATACGGAAGATCAGGGTGCCTCCAACTTTGCAATTCCAAACTATAATCTTTTCGACTTCGGTGTCTACGCCTTGGCTACCTGGAAAAAAGAAAGATGGAATATGATTGGAGGCTTGCGGTTTGATTCGCGAAGTGTGAGCACCTCCACTATGTACACAGCTACTGACGCGATTACCAGTTTCGACAAGCAGGTTTCTCCGCCAGACACAGTTGGGTCAACGCTGCAATTTCAGGCGATGAATCAAACGTTCAGGGGAATAACGTTGAGCCTTGGTACTACCTATCGCATCAGCGAGCATTTCAATTTTAAGTTTAATTTTTCCAGGGGTTATCGCGCTCCCAGTATTTCTGAAATCGCATCCAATGGGCTGGATGCAGGGGCGCACATCATCTATATTGGCAATCCGAATTTTGTTCCCGAATTTAGTTGGCAGGAGGACCTCGGTTTGCTCGCGACTTTTCCCGGTGTTTCGGCTTCCCTGAGTTTATTCAACAAAGACATCGAAAATTACATTTATCTAAATCAGGTTACTGACGGTCAAGGAAATCCGCTGACAGATGCGCAAGGCAACAAAACTATTCAATATCAGCAATCAACAGCGCAGATGTATGGGCTTGAGGCAACGTTTGCGTGGAGACCGAAAGGCATCCCCGGGCTTGCTTTTAACAACCAGTTTTCCATGTGCTATGGTTTCAATCGTGGCAAGGAATATGAAAACAAAAAAGACCAGGGTGAATACCTTCCATTCATACCACCGGCACGCTGGGTGAGTAGTCTTAACAAAGAGTTCAGGATCAAATCAAAATTGATTTCCGGCTTCAACATGCTGACTGAACTGGATTTCAATGCCGCTCAAAATCGATTCCTCGCCTTATTCGATACAGAGACAAAAACACAAGGTTATGCCTTGCTGAATGCGGGACTTGGAGTAACATTGGCGAGAAATTATCAATTTCAGTTTCAGGTAAACAATCTCCTTGATGAAGTTTATCAATCGAATATGAGTCGCTTAAAGTATTTTGAATACTATACACAAAGCCCGAACGGCAGATCAGGAATTTATGGTATGGGCCGGAATGTGTGTGCAAAAATTATATTTTCTTTTTAA
- a CDS encoding peptidase M28 codes for MKSLFTMVILLFASCLFAQESQDQQAIKQIFDEALRRGQSYEMLTELCTKIGPRLSGSPGAAAAVEWSRHMMETYGFDSVWLQPVMVPHWVRGQQEIARVLNSKKMGTINLTICSLGGSPGTGPTGISSQVIEVKSFDELRQLGAKTVQGKIIFFNRPMDPTKISTFAAYGGAVDQRGSGAVEAAKLGAVAVIVRSMGINLESYPHTGGVRYVDDVKKITAVAVSTKHAELLSKLLKEEKDLQVYIETHSELLPDAPSFNVVGQINGGEYKDEIIDIGGHLDSWDLAQGAHDDGAGCVQSIEVLRLFKQLGIKPKRTLRAVMFMNEENGLRGGTKYAEIAKAKKENHIAAIESDEGGFTPRGFTMTANDAVKNKIKSWKPLFESYGLTDFEHPGGGADIGPLGVLGTPMIGYLPDSQRYFDYHHTPEDTIDKVSKRELEMGAAAMAALVFLIDRYGLK; via the coding sequence ATGAAATCTCTTTTTACGATGGTAATACTCCTGTTTGCAAGCTGCCTGTTTGCCCAGGAGTCGCAAGATCAACAGGCGATCAAACAGATTTTCGATGAAGCACTAAGACGTGGGCAATCTTACGAGATGCTTACTGAATTGTGTACTAAAATTGGTCCGCGTCTATCTGGATCACCGGGAGCTGCTGCTGCTGTAGAGTGGAGTCGCCACATGATGGAGACTTATGGATTCGATTCTGTCTGGCTGCAGCCGGTGATGGTTCCTCATTGGGTGCGGGGTCAACAAGAGATTGCTCGCGTGCTCAATTCAAAAAAGATGGGCACCATCAATCTCACTATTTGCTCCCTGGGAGGATCACCAGGAACAGGGCCCACCGGAATTTCCTCACAAGTGATCGAAGTCAAAAGCTTTGATGAATTAAGGCAGCTGGGCGCCAAAACAGTGCAAGGCAAAATCATTTTTTTCAATCGCCCAATGGACCCTACAAAAATCAGCACGTTTGCAGCTTACGGGGGCGCGGTTGACCAACGAGGAAGTGGTGCAGTCGAAGCCGCCAAACTTGGAGCCGTTGCCGTAATCGTCCGCTCTATGGGTATCAATCTTGAAAGCTACCCGCATACCGGTGGTGTTCGTTATGTTGATGACGTAAAAAAAATTACTGCAGTAGCCGTAAGCACAAAACACGCAGAGTTACTTTCTAAATTGTTGAAAGAAGAAAAAGATTTGCAAGTCTATATTGAAACACACAGTGAACTCCTTCCGGATGCTCCTTCATTTAATGTAGTGGGTCAAATTAATGGTGGTGAATACAAAGACGAAATCATCGACATAGGTGGTCATTTGGATTCATGGGATCTCGCGCAGGGCGCACATGATGATGGTGCCGGCTGTGTCCAATCAATCGAAGTATTGAGACTCTTTAAGCAGCTCGGTATTAAACCAAAAAGAACGCTTCGCGCGGTGATGTTTATGAATGAGGAAAATGGCTTACGAGGTGGAACCAAATACGCAGAAATAGCCAAAGCAAAAAAAGAAAATCATATTGCTGCAATTGAGTCAGATGAGGGAGGCTTTACACCCCGTGGGTTTACCATGACAGCAAATGATGCCGTGAAAAATAAAATCAAAAGCTGGAAGCCCCTATTTGAATCTTATGGTTTAACAGATTTTGAACATCCTGGCGGTGGTGCTGACATTGGACCGTTGGGCGTATTGGGCACACCCATGATTGGCTACCTGCCAGACTCCCAACGATATTTCGACTACCATCACACCCCTGAAGATACTATTGACAAAGTGAGTAAGCGTGAATTGGAAATGGGTGCTGCAGCTATGGCAGCCCTGGTCTTCCTGATTGACCGCTATGGTTTAAAATAA
- the cmk gene encoding cytidylate kinase produces MRKIIIAIDGYSACGKSTTAKEVATVLGYRYIDSGAMYRAVTLYFLDNHISLTNPKEVERALAQIQLNFHVNAHGQTELFMNGVNVEKKIRKMRISENVSPVSTIKEVRQAMVAQQRKLGKEKDLVIDGRDIGTVVFPDAELKLFLTADIQVRAYRRQQELMERGQLVDLDIIMSNITDRDRIDSTRKEGPLMKAKDAIGIDTTHITIDEQVDEVVRMAVSRMLISEKQKKKNARPMEERAF; encoded by the coding sequence ATGCGTAAAATAATTATCGCTATCGATGGATATTCCGCCTGCGGCAAAAGTACAACTGCCAAGGAGGTAGCCACGGTTCTCGGTTACCGCTATATTGATTCTGGAGCGATGTACCGTGCAGTGACACTGTATTTTTTAGATAATCATATTTCCCTCACGAATCCAAAAGAAGTCGAACGCGCATTGGCGCAAATTCAACTCAATTTTCACGTGAACGCTCATGGACAGACGGAGCTCTTCATGAATGGAGTTAACGTGGAAAAGAAAATTCGTAAGATGCGTATTTCCGAGAATGTGAGCCCCGTTAGCACCATCAAAGAAGTGAGGCAGGCGATGGTCGCACAACAACGGAAGCTAGGAAAAGAAAAGGATCTCGTAATTGATGGCAGGGATATTGGCACAGTGGTTTTTCCTGATGCTGAACTAAAACTTTTTCTTACGGCCGACATTCAGGTACGCGCCTACCGCAGACAGCAGGAGCTTATGGAGCGCGGCCAGCTAGTTGATCTCGATATCATCATGTCAAATATTACAGATCGCGACCGGATTGATAGCACACGTAAAGAAGGGCCACTCATGAAGGCAAAGGATGCCATTGGTATTGATACCACACACATTACCATCGATGAGCAGGTGGATGAAGTTGTGAGAATGGCTGTTTCCAGGATGCTTATCTCTGAAAAACAAAAAAAGAAAAATGCCCGCCCTATGGAAGAGCGAGCATTTTAA
- the nadE gene encoding NAD(+) synthase, which translates to MTRIIKIAGATLNQIPFDWKNNVSNILEAIGAARKEGVKILCLPELCITGYGCEDVFLSEWLSKKAFQKLTEIALHCEDISVYVGLPVRIDGITYNGAALIHNKEILGITLKQNLPRDGVHYEPRWFVPWKPSETKEIKMGNQKISVGDITYDVHGIKVGFEICEDGWSGLKRPGYHLKERGVELILNGSASHFAFGKSIEREKDVVIDGSQKFNCAYLFVNHLGNEAGRMVYDGDIIAAQKGKLIAVNERLSFKNFNLLPCDINFDEPENTKIVSVSDSKEKNEEFARAASLALFDYLRKSKSKGFVLSLSGGADSSCCAVLVAEMVRRGVRELGLVEFCRKAGLPVSRNEKEIVSQILTCAYQGTKNSSSATLLAAKELAESIGAVFYSWTIDDEVNSYEAKIEKVLERKLTWEKDDIAKQNIQARSRSPIIWMLANLKQSILLTTSNRSEGDVGYATMDGDTSGSLAPIAGVDKPFILQWLRWAEKELGYSGLSHVNNLEPTAELRPLDRAQTDEKDLMPYPILVDIEKLAIRDRKNPIEVFQSLAAKYPDRDILKAYIKKFFRLWSINQWKRERIAPAFHFDDLNVDPRSWCRFPILSGSFGEELEELEKLS; encoded by the coding sequence TTGACACGAATTATTAAAATAGCGGGAGCAACGCTCAATCAAATACCTTTTGACTGGAAGAATAACGTTTCGAATATCCTTGAGGCAATCGGAGCAGCCAGAAAAGAAGGTGTAAAGATTTTATGCCTCCCGGAACTTTGCATTACAGGGTATGGCTGTGAAGATGTTTTCCTCAGTGAGTGGCTCAGCAAAAAAGCATTTCAGAAATTAACGGAGATCGCTCTGCATTGCGAAGATATTTCGGTATACGTTGGCTTACCGGTGAGGATCGATGGCATCACGTACAACGGTGCTGCATTGATTCACAACAAAGAAATTCTTGGAATTACGCTGAAGCAAAATCTCCCACGCGATGGTGTTCACTATGAGCCACGGTGGTTTGTACCCTGGAAGCCCTCCGAAACAAAGGAAATAAAAATGGGTAACCAGAAAATTTCAGTCGGAGACATCACCTATGATGTTCATGGAATTAAAGTCGGGTTTGAGATATGCGAAGACGGGTGGTCCGGACTGAAACGACCTGGCTATCATTTGAAGGAGCGTGGCGTGGAACTTATACTGAATGGAAGCGCCAGTCATTTTGCATTCGGAAAAAGCATTGAGCGTGAAAAGGATGTCGTGATCGATGGTTCTCAAAAATTCAATTGCGCATATCTTTTTGTGAATCATCTCGGCAACGAGGCCGGTCGCATGGTTTATGATGGCGACATCATCGCAGCACAAAAAGGGAAACTGATAGCAGTCAACGAGCGGCTTTCATTCAAAAATTTCAATCTCCTCCCCTGCGATATTAATTTTGACGAGCCGGAGAATACGAAGATCGTTTCAGTCAGTGACAGCAAAGAAAAAAACGAAGAATTCGCGCGGGCTGCTTCCCTTGCCTTATTCGACTATTTGAGAAAAAGTAAGTCGAAAGGTTTTGTACTAAGCCTTAGTGGTGGCGCAGACTCATCCTGTTGTGCAGTGCTTGTAGCAGAAATGGTAAGACGTGGTGTGAGAGAGTTAGGTCTCGTTGAGTTTTGTCGCAAAGCAGGGCTTCCTGTTTCAAGGAACGAAAAAGAAATTGTATCTCAGATACTCACTTGCGCTTACCAGGGAACAAAAAATTCATCCAGCGCCACTTTGCTGGCAGCCAAAGAACTGGCGGAATCTATCGGGGCCGTTTTTTACTCCTGGACAATTGACGATGAAGTGAATTCTTATGAGGCTAAAATTGAGAAAGTTCTCGAGCGGAAGCTTACTTGGGAAAAGGACGACATTGCTAAACAAAACATTCAGGCAAGGTCACGTTCACCAATCATCTGGATGCTTGCCAATCTGAAACAATCCATTCTGCTAACCACCTCTAACCGTAGTGAAGGAGATGTCGGCTATGCCACTATGGACGGAGATACCAGTGGTAGCCTTGCCCCTATTGCAGGGGTTGACAAGCCTTTTATTTTACAGTGGCTTAGGTGGGCCGAAAAAGAATTGGGTTACAGCGGTTTATCGCATGTCAATAATCTGGAGCCAACCGCTGAGCTCAGACCCCTCGATAGGGCACAGACAGATGAAAAAGACCTGATGCCCTACCCCATTTTAGTTGATATTGAAAAACTAGCAATCCGTGACCGTAAAAATCCAATAGAAGTATTTCAGTCACTGGCAGCCAAGTACCCGGACCGGGATATTTTGAAAGCCTACATTAAGAAATTTTTTCGCCTTTGGTCGATCAATCAATGGAAACGAGAGCGTATTGCCCCGGCCTTTCACTTTGATGACCTGAACGTTGACCCCCGCAGTTGGTGCCGGTTCCCTATATTAAGCGGAAGCTTTGGTGAAGAATTAGAGGAACTGGAAAAGTTATCTTAA